In one Gadus morhua chromosome 7, gadMor3.0, whole genome shotgun sequence genomic region, the following are encoded:
- the LOC115547650 gene encoding protein jagunal homolog 1-B, which translates to MGSEYRPSNQNRRSHTSAFRRTSSWLLLRFVRERSELAMASREGPRATGTDGSDFKHRERVAAHYQMSVALKSEVRKLNIVHALIWLLMAAQVTVSQLGLVSHRLVAQPYQWEYPYLLSIVPCALSFLALPRNNISYLVLAMISAGLFCVAPLIYGAMEMFPVAQQLYRHGKAYRFLFGMPAVTVMYLVVVVAVQVHGWQIYYSKRLLDQWFTSTQEKKKK; encoded by the exons ATGGGAAGCGAGTATCGGccgtccaatcagaatcgtAGGAGTCACACATCCGCCTTCCGCCGCACGTCCTCCTGGCTGCTCTTACGTTTTGTTCGTGAACGAA GTGAGCTCGCCATGGCGTCGCGAGAAGGACCCAGGGCCACGGGAACGGACGGTAGCGACTTCAAGCATCGCGAGAGAGTGGCCGCCCACTACCAGATGAG TGTGGCGCTGAAGTCCGAAGTCCGCAAGCTCAACATCGTCCATGCCCTCATCTGGCTCCTGATGGCCGCCCAG gTGACGGTGAGCCAGCTGGGCCTGGTCTCCCACCGCCTGGTGGCCCAGCCCTACCAGTGGGagtacccctacctgctcagcATCGTGCCCTGCGCCCTGAGCTTCCTGGCCCTTCCCCGCAACAACATCAGCTACCTGGTGCTCGCCATGATCAGCGCCGGGCTGTTCTGCGTCGCTCCGCTCATCTACGGCGCCATGGAGATGTTCCCCGTGGCGCAACAGCTCTATCGCCATGGCAAAGCATACCGCTTCCTGTTCGGCATGCCGGCGGTGACGGTGATGTACCTGGTCGTCGTGGTCGCGGTGCAGGTGCACGGCTGGCAGATCTACTACAGCAAGCGGCTGCTGGACCAGTGGTTCACGAGCacgcaggagaagaagaagaagtag